The Miscanthus floridulus cultivar M001 chromosome 17, ASM1932011v1, whole genome shotgun sequence genome has a window encoding:
- the LOC136515728 gene encoding cation/H(+) antiporter 20-like yields MLVSNSSSSSSTVNVKMASDGVWQGENPLDFALPLLAVQIAVILAVAQGLALALRPLRQPKVVAELLGGILLGPSALGRWGAFRRVIFPPWSTAALDTVSGLGLMLFLLLVGLELDFRAVRRAGPRSVAVAAAGIVPPFLAAPGLVPLLKLALPPAPRHAAAFLPLCVFVGAALSVTALPVLACILKELGLLGTPLGETAMAAAAVNDVFAWALLALALAVSGGSGPRGTPLAPVYILASGAAFVALMLCLLRPLMARLARRAGPERAAALASSSAGPVVACALLAGAVTDAIGVHPVFGAFVFGLSVPREGSLAERAREKVAPLVSGLMLPLYFATSGLHTDVDTVRGAAAWGMAALVVAVAFLGKFGGTFAVATVTGMARREAAALGVAMSAKGLVELIVLNIGKERKVLDDTTFAIFVIMALTTTVLATPFMTALYRSTPTATTPETDGTELKGGDACPA; encoded by the exons ATGCTGGTGTCcaactcgtcgtcgtcgtcgtcgacggtGAACGTGAAGATGGCGTCGGACGGGGTGTGGCAGGGCGAGAATCCTCTCGACTTCGCGCTGCCGCTCCTCGCCGTGCAGATCGCCGTCATACTCGCCGTCGCGCAGGGCCTTGCCCTCGCGCTCAGGCCACTGCGCCAACCTAAAGTTGTCGCCGAGCTTCTG GGCGGCATCTTGCTGGGCCCGTCGGCGCTGGGTCGATGGGGCGCCTTCCGCCGCGTCATCTTCCCGCCATGGAGCACCGCGGCGCTCGACACCGTGTCCGGCCTCGGCCTAATGCTCTTCCTGCTCCTGGTCGGCCTCGAGCTCGACTTCCGCGCCGTGCGCCGCGCGGGCCCGCGCAGCGTGGCCGTCGCCGCGGCGGGCATCGTGCCACCGTTCCTCGCCGCGCCGGGCCTCGTTCCGCTGCTAAAACTCGCCCTCCCGCCGGCTCCTCGCCATGCGGCGGCCTTCCTCCCGCTCTGCGTGTTCGTCGGCGCCGCGCTCTCGGTGACGGCGCTGCCCGTGCTCGCGTGCATCCTCAAGGAGCTCGGCCTCCTCGGCACGCCGCTGGGCGAGACGGCCATGGCCGCGGCCGCGGTCAACGACGTCTTCGCGTGGGCGCTCCTCGCGCTCGCGCTCGCCGTCTCCGGCGGCAGCGGGCCCAGGGGCACCCCGCTCGCCCCGGTCTACATCCTCGCGTCGGGGGCGGCCTTCGTGGCGCTCATGCTGTGCTTGCTCCGCCCGCTCATGGCGCGCCTGGCGCGCCGCGCGGGCCCCGAGCGCGCGGCCGCGCTGGCCTCGTCCAGCGCCGGCCCCGTCGTGGCCTGCGCCCTGCTCGCTGGCGCGGTGACTGACGCCATCGGGGTGCACCCGGTGTTCGGCGCCTTCGTATTTGGGCTGTCCGTGCCCCGGGAGGGCAGCCTCGCGGAGCGCGCGCGGGAGAAGGTGGCGCCGCTGGTGTCCGGGCTCATGCTGCCGCTCTACTTCGCCACCAGCGGGCTGCACACCGACGTGGACACCGTCCGCGGCGCAGCCGCGTGGGGCATGGCCGCGCTCGTCGTCGCCGTGGCGTTCCTCGGGAAGTTCGGCGGCACGTTCGCGGTGGCCACCGTGACCGGCATGGCGAGGCGCGAGGCGGCCGCGCTTGGCGTCGCCATGAGCGCCAAGGGGCTCGTCGAGCTCATCGTGCTCAACATCGGCAAGGAGAGGAAG GTGCTGGACGACACGACGTTCGCCATCTTCGTGATCATGGCGCTTACGACGACGGTGCTGGCGACGCCATTCATGACCGCGCTGTACCGCAGCACGCCGACAGCGACCACCCCTGAGACTGACGGGACGGAGCTCAAGGGCGGCGATGCCTGCCCGGCCTAG